TGCCaatctcagccaatcagagcacactgtactactctcagccaatcagaacacactgtactactctcagccaatcagaacacactattactctcagccaatcagagcacactgttcTGCCCTTAGCCAATCAGTACACAGAAAAAGGGGGTTCAGTCTGTTAATTTATTGATTTGGAAATACTCATTCTGTTAAGATATTTGTGAATGCTAAtgattgtgtgtgcgtgtgtgttcaggtTCTCCCCAATGGGGGTGGACCACATGGGTGGTCTGTCCGGAGCGAACATGGGCGGGAGTGCGCAGGCCGGGTGGTGCATCTTCATCTATAATCTGGGTCCGGACGCAGATGAGGGAATTCTGTGGCAGATGTTCGGTCCGTTCGGCGCCGTCACCAACGTCAAAGTGATCCGAGACTTCAACACCAACAAGTGCAAAGGCTTCGGCTTCGTCACCATGACCAATTACGAGGAGGCGGCTGTGGCTATCGCTAGCCTCAACGGCTACAGACTGGGGGACAAGATCCTGCAGGTGTCCTTCAAAACCAGCAAGACTCACAAGTAGACGGACTTTGCTTGGAAAGCCGCTGTTTTATAGTTtcatctgcttctctctctctctctctctcacacacacacacacacacacacacacacacacacacacactgtgct
This genomic interval from Pangasianodon hypophthalmus isolate fPanHyp1 chromosome 4, fPanHyp1.pri, whole genome shotgun sequence contains the following:
- the elavl1a gene encoding ELAV-like protein 1a isoform X3, producing the protein MTQKDVEDMFTRYGRIINSRVLVDQTSGLSRGVAFIRFDKRSEAEDAIKELNGQKPPGAAEPITVKFAANPNQIKNTQIIPQIYHSQSRRFGGPVHHQAQRFRFSPMGVDHMGGLSGANMGGSAQAGWCIFIYNLGPDADEGILWQMFGPFGAVTNVKVIRDFNTNKCKGFGFVTMTNYEEAAVAIASLNGYRLGDKILQVSFKTSKTHK